CGCCAAGCTGCTCGCGGGCGGCGAGGACGCCTTGCGGAAGCGGCCCATGCTCGCCGGCTACTGCGACCCGATCAGTCCGCTTACGCACGATCGCATGATGACCGAGACCCTGCTCGAATACGCCCGGATGGGTCAGCCGGTCTTCGTGATGTGCCTCGACCTCGCAGGAGCTTCCTCTCCTGCAAGCCTCGCGGGGACTCTGGTGCAGCAGAATGCCGAGATCCTGAGCGGCGCGCTCATCGCCTTCCTCGCAAACCCCAAGGCGCCTGTCGTCTACGGCTGCGTGAGCGGCACGATGGACATGAAAGCCGGGAGTGCCGCCGTCGGCGGGCCCGAGTTCGGCCTGATGGGCGTGGCCTCCGCCCAGCTTGCCCACTCCTATGGGCTCCCTTGTTCCACGGGAGGCCAGTCCGATGCGAGGATCCACGATGCCCAGGCCGCGTTCGAGAAGGGCACTACGCTCCTCGCGTCCATGCTCGCCGGCGCCGATTTCGTGGATCTGTACTTCGGCTCGTACGAAGGCTTCAACGCCACCAGCCCCGAGCAAGTCGTGATCGACCACGAGATCGCCGGATATACGCACCGCTACGCGGAGGGAATCCGGATCGATGGCGAGGCACTCTCGTTGGACCTCATCGAGGCCGTCGGACCCGGAGGCAGCTACCTGAAGAACCCCCGGTCCCTTCGAGACACCATGAAGCGCATGAGTACGGACTGGTACCTTCCCCGGTTGTTCACGCGAGGTGGTGGGGACGGGGCCGACGTCTCTTCCTCGAAGAGTCTCCTCGAGGCCGCCCACGAGGCCGCAGTCTCCATCTTGCGAGAGCACGCCCCGGTTCCGCTGGACCCGGCGGTCCTGAAGGAAGCCCGTGCCATCCTTCGACGTATGCGGAAGACCCGTCCTCGCGGCGACTCGAGCACCTAGGCCAACCGAAATATTAAGCCAGACTTCCGCATGTCCGAAGGAAGTCCGGGAGGCGCTCCAGTGGCACCGGGTCAGCGCAAAGCATCCGTGGTGGAGCAGAGCCGACGCCGCGCGGCGTTGCGCGCCGTAGATCGACCCCTCCGACGGGCGGCGACGTTGCCCGGATCTCTGTTCAGCGATGCGGAGGTCTTCGCCCACGAGACGCGCAAGCTGATCCAGAGATCTTGGACCTGCGTGGGCCGGGAGGACGAGATTCCCAACGCCGGGGACCTCCGCACGTATGAGATTGGCGGTTCCGGGGTGATCGTCGTCCGGGACGACGACGGCCATCTTCGGGCATTCCACAACGTGTGCCGCCATCGTGGCACGCGCCTCGTCGAAGGAGCCTCGGCGAGCGGGGTGACCGTGCTTCAGTGTCCGTACCATGCGTGGACCTACGACCGGACGGGAGGTCTCGTCGGTGCTCCCCACATGGACGAGGCCGAGGGCTTCGCTCGGGAGGAGCACGGACTCTATCCGGTCCCGACCGAGGTTTGGCGCGGCTTCCTCTTCCTGAATCTGGATTCCCGGGCGCGTCCGCTCAAGGAGTCTCTGGGTCGCTTCGCAGAGCGGGTGGCACCCTACCCGCTCGAGCGGCTGCGCCGTGCCCATCGTGTCGTCTACGAGATCGCCGCGAACTGGAAGCTTGTGGTCCAGAACGCGAACGAGTGCTACCACTGTCCCGGGGTCCATCCCCAGCTCGTCCGGCTGACCCCCTACCGGTCCGGCGAGGAGGACCTGAGGAAGGGCCCGGTCTTCGGGGGATGGATGGACTTCGTGGACGGGGCGCGTACCCTCAGCCCCGGCGGGACCACGGCCCGGCAAACGTTCCCAGGCCTCTCGGCGGAGGATCTCCGCCGGGTCTACTACTACGTCCTCTACCCGAACAATTTCCTGAGCCTTCTTCCCGACTACGTCACCCTGGATTGGTTCATCCCGCTCTCCCCGGAACGAACGCGCCTGATGTTCGACCTGTACGTGGACCGGGACGAGCCCGACCCCGCCGCGGATGCGATGGACTTCTGGGACACGACGAACCGCCAGGACTGGCATATCTGCGAGCTCGCCCACCTAGGCTCCAAGACGATCGCGTACCGGCAGGGCCGGTACAGCAGTGAGGAGGAGGTCGTCCACCTGATCGACCGCTACTACCTGCGGCGGATGGGCTTCCTGAACGACGGGCGAGGCCGGACGACCTAGGCGCCTTTGACGGCACCGCCCCGCCGCTTCAGGGCGGGGTTCAGAATCTCCTCGATTCCGTAGCCGAGCATCGCGAACCCGAGCACGAGGACGGTGATGCAGATCCCCGGCGGGGCGAACCACCACCACTGCCCGATCAGCATGGCGTTGCTCGTGTACGCGTAGTTCACCATCTGGCCCCAGGTCTCGATGCCCTGGGGTCCCAGCCCGAAGAAGGAGAGGAACGCCTCCGTGAAGATTGCACTCGACACGGTCAGGACCGCTTCGGCCCAGACCAGGGGCATCACGTTCGGGAGGAGATGGCGTGCTAGGATGTATGCCTTCCCCGCACCGACCGCGCGGGCGCGTTCTATGAACTGCCGTTCCTTCAGGGACAAGACCTGGGACCGGATGACCCGCGTTGTCGTCGGCCAGCTCACGAGCGCGATGGCGAGGACGATCGTGGCGAGACTCGGCTTCAGGATGGAGACGATCACGAGGACGAACGGGAGCCAGGGCACGACGAGGAAGAAGTCCGTGATCCTGGACAGGAGCTGGTCCGTCACCTTGCCGTAGTACCCGGCGATCAGGCCGAGGGTCGTTCCGAGGATCATCGCCGCGAGCGAGGCGATGAACCCCACCAGCAGGGAGATCTGGGTTCCATATACGAGCACGTTGAGAATGTCCTTCCCGTTGTTGTCGGTACCCAGCAGGTGCTGCGACGAAGGGGGGAGGTTGTTGGGAAATAGCTCGAGGAGGCTCTGGTAGGGCCCGACGAGGAGCGGCGCGAAGACGGCCAGGACAACGAAGAACAGGATGATGATCAGGCCGGCCAGGGAGAGCTTGTTCCGAAGAATCTCGAGGAACGTCCTGCGACCGCGGGCCAGGTTCGCCTGGACGCGCTCCCGAAACAAGGAATACCGCTCCTCCGAGCGGATTGTCGCCCCCAAGCTCAGGCCTCCCGGACGCGCGGGTCCAGGAACATGTAGAGGACATCCGCGACCGCGTTCGCAAGGACCACGCCAATCGTTGCGATGAGGAAGACTCCAGAGAGCACAGGGTAGTTATTGTTGATTGTCGCGAACCAGGTGAGGTATCCGAGTCCGTTGATGTTGAACACGGTCTCGATCACGATGACGCCGCTGACGACCCATCCAAAGTACAGCGCTGACGCCGTAACGACCGGAAGCCGCGCGTTCGGCAGCGCGTGCCACCGCAACTGTTGCTCCTGGGTCAAACCTTTCGCAGCGGCCGTGACCATGTAGTCTTCGGGGAGGACGTCGGTCAGGGAGTTCCGCAGCGTTAGGGAGAACCACGCCACGTTCGTGATAACGAACACGAGGATCGCAGGGACGTAATAGTAGAGCGTGGCCAGCGAGTCCTGCACTGGGTCTCCGACTAGGGTGAGTTGGCCCGGGAGGTCAAACACCCGAACCTGATATGCGAGGCCCCAGACGATGATGAGGGATACCCAGAAGGACGGCATGGAGTAGCCGGTCAGCGTGGTCAGGGTGATGACCACGTCCGACTTGCTCCCCCTCCGCCATCCGGAGATCCGGCCCAGAACCAGCCCCAGCCACATGGTCACGACGGTGGCGAGGCCAATGAGCGTGAGTGTGGTTACGAGCGGTCCCGCGATCACCTGAGCTACGGGTGTGCCACGATAGGGTTGTGTGATGGACGTTCCCAGATTCCCTTGGAGCAGGTTTCCCATGTAGATGACGAACCTCTGCACGACGGGCTTGTCGAGCCCCCATTGCTTGATGAGCTGGGTGCGGATTGCGCAGCTCCCGAGAACCTGGCTGACGTTGCTACCGCCGCAGCCCTTGGGGGTTACTACATAGGTCGGATCGCCGGGGAGGACTTGAAAGATGAAAAAGTTGAACGTGGTGATGAGGAAGACTGTCAGGACGACGAAGATCGCCTTTCGCAGGAGGTACCTGCGAAAATTCGTCTACTCGCCCCCACGATTTCCCACATCACCATCTCCTGGCGCGGTACTACTTCTTGGGTGGGAGTTCGATCTTAGA
This genomic interval from Thermoplasmata archaeon contains the following:
- a CDS encoding trimethylamine methyltransferase family protein, translating into MRARLSVLSQDEIETIHAATLEVLARVGVSVREPRALRLLTSSGAGREPGTDRVRIPETLVMEAVRGLPKRWTWHARDPSKTFTVGDGSRTRLGPGSSCTKLVDYKTGRPRVPTERDGDDLVRLMDALAYVDINYTPVSYGASEEPSGYREVEILVRDLQNTSKVMVGPSYDGAMAKQGLEIAKLLAGGEDALRKRPMLAGYCDPISPLTHDRMMTETLLEYARMGQPVFVMCLDLAGASSPASLAGTLVQQNAEILSGALIAFLANPKAPVVYGCVSGTMDMKAGSAAVGGPEFGLMGVASAQLAHSYGLPCSTGGQSDARIHDAQAAFEKGTTLLASMLAGADFVDLYFGSYEGFNATSPEQVVIDHEIAGYTHRYAEGIRIDGEALSLDLIEAVGPGGSYLKNPRSLRDTMKRMSTDWYLPRLFTRGGGDGADVSSSKSLLEAAHEAAVSILREHAPVPLDPAVLKEARAILRRMRKTRPRGDSST
- a CDS encoding aromatic ring-hydroxylating dioxygenase subunit alpha, producing MAPGQRKASVVEQSRRRAALRAVDRPLRRAATLPGSLFSDAEVFAHETRKLIQRSWTCVGREDEIPNAGDLRTYEIGGSGVIVVRDDDGHLRAFHNVCRHRGTRLVEGASASGVTVLQCPYHAWTYDRTGGLVGAPHMDEAEGFAREEHGLYPVPTEVWRGFLFLNLDSRARPLKESLGRFAERVAPYPLERLRRAHRVVYEIAANWKLVVQNANECYHCPGVHPQLVRLTPYRSGEEDLRKGPVFGGWMDFVDGARTLSPGGTTARQTFPGLSAEDLRRVYYYVLYPNNFLSLLPDYVTLDWFIPLSPERTRLMFDLYVDRDEPDPAADAMDFWDTTNRQDWHICELAHLGSKTIAYRQGRYSSEEEVVHLIDRYYLRRMGFLNDGRGRTT
- a CDS encoding ABC transporter permease, giving the protein MGATIRSEERYSLFRERVQANLARGRRTFLEILRNKLSLAGLIIILFFVVLAVFAPLLVGPYQSLLELFPNNLPPSSQHLLGTDNNGKDILNVLVYGTQISLLVGFIASLAAMILGTTLGLIAGYYGKVTDQLLSRITDFFLVVPWLPFVLVIVSILKPSLATIVLAIALVSWPTTTRVIRSQVLSLKERQFIERARAVGAGKAYILARHLLPNVMPLVWAEAVLTVSSAIFTEAFLSFFGLGPQGIETWGQMVNYAYTSNAMLIGQWWWFAPPGICITVLVLGFAMLGYGIEEILNPALKRRGGAVKGA
- a CDS encoding ABC transporter permease; this translates as MRKAIFVVLTVFLITTFNFFIFQVLPGDPTYVVTPKGCGGSNVSQVLGSCAIRTQLIKQWGLDKPVVQRFVIYMGNLLQGNLGTSITQPYRGTPVAQVIAGPLVTTLTLIGLATVVTMWLGLVLGRISGWRRGSKSDVVITLTTLTGYSMPSFWVSLIIVWGLAYQVRVFDLPGQLTLVGDPVQDSLATLYYYVPAILVFVITNVAWFSLTLRNSLTDVLPEDYMVTAAAKGLTQEQQLRWHALPNARLPVVTASALYFGWVVSGVIVIETVFNINGLGYLTWFATINNNYPVLSGVFLIATIGVVLANAVADVLYMFLDPRVREA